Proteins encoded by one window of Erwinia pyrifoliae DSM 12163:
- a CDS encoding SpvB/TcaC N-terminal domain-containing protein, translated as MQNSDSLALKAPSLPKGGGAVSGLKGDVAAAGPDGAATLSVPLPVSRGRGYAPALALSYHSRGGNGPFGMGWDVNLSAIRRRTNKGIPTYGPNDEFTGPDGEVLVPLLTADGTPETRSASALLNVDAGGNYHVRAYRSRTESDFSRLEYWVADSNSAEAFWLLYRPDGQLFLLGRNAQARISNPHNARQTAAWLIESSVSVSGEQIYYQYRAEDDTECADAEKAAHHAATAQRYLIAVWYGNRTASRTLPAFTSAPSAEDWLFTLVLDYGERDTDPAQAPDWLPPGKEDWPCRPDRFSSWHYGFELRTRRLCRQALMYHAVTALAGEEKPGDQPQLVARLCLDYQQTPSVSMLKSVRQNAYEADGRVLSLPPLTFGWHTFTPPQAATWQQREDMGNLNPLQPYQLVDLNGEGLAGILYQDDGGWWYRAPVRQTGGSADEVTWDKAAPLPIMPALHAGGALLDLNGDGYLEWLVTAPGLAGHYGRTAERQWRNFTPLTALPVEYGHPRARLVDLTGSGLADLALIGPKSVRLYSGSGEGWQKVQTVMQADSVTLPLSPTMDASMLIAFSDMAGSGQQHLVQVTASGVRYWPSLGHGRFGQPLDLPGFSQPPDRFNPQQLFLADIDGSGTTDLIYTLGDSLLIYLNQSGNAFAAPFSLPLPEGARYDRTCSLQLADIQGQGVASLILTTPHPTPRHWVCHLSEQKPWLLNAMNNHMGASHSLYYRSSAQFWLDEKAEAAQAGKPQPACYLPFALHTVQRTEVTDEITGNRLVSSVRYRHGAWDGREREFRGFGLVEVSDTDTRASRGSAAEISMPAISRSWYATGLVQVDEQLPRQYWQGDSAAFGGFVPRFTIGSGDDEQAYVPDDSTRFWLNRGVKGLLLRSELYGADDSVLATTPYSVSETRPQVRLVETRGVYPVTWSVSVETRTYLYERFSSDPQCSQQVLLSSDRYGQPLRQVNISYPRRSQPTKSPYPPTLPPTLFASSYDRQQQELRLVLQQSRWHTLSDSAAGVWLAGLSDATRSDIFTYSATSVPAQGLTLEQLSASGNLTGEDRPATFAGQQQVWYLDTQGEAVTATPAIPPRLAFSESAVLDEPLIASLAQDISAETVTQAGYSLSGYLFARRGESGKLLWTVRQGYSTYGSAEHFWLPESTRDTLLTGAITVTRDRYNCVITQLRDAAGLTTSAQYDWRFLTPVSVTDANDNRHTVTLDALGRVSVMRFSGTENGNATGYSANAIDPPQTAEQALALSAPLPVHQMLVYITDSWMTQRAEKQPPHVVVLTTDRYDSDPQQQIRQQVVFSDGFGRVLQTSVRQTDGGAWQRSAAGALVSASNGAPQLATTTSRWAVSGRTEYDNKG; from the coding sequence ATGCAAAATTCAGATAGTTTGGCGCTGAAAGCACCCTCTCTGCCTAAGGGCGGCGGGGCGGTATCCGGCCTGAAAGGGGATGTGGCGGCTGCCGGACCGGACGGCGCAGCCACGCTCAGCGTTCCGCTACCGGTCAGTCGCGGGCGCGGCTATGCGCCTGCGCTGGCGCTCAGCTACCACAGCCGGGGCGGTAACGGGCCATTCGGTATGGGTTGGGACGTTAACCTGTCAGCCATCCGTCGCCGCACCAACAAAGGTATACCGACGTACGGCCCGAACGATGAGTTTACCGGGCCGGATGGCGAAGTGCTGGTTCCGCTACTGACCGCAGACGGGACGCCGGAGACACGCAGTGCCTCCGCGCTACTGAACGTCGACGCTGGAGGAAATTACCACGTTCGCGCTTACCGCAGCCGCACGGAATCCGACTTCAGTCGTCTGGAGTACTGGGTGGCTGACAGCAATAGCGCCGAGGCGTTCTGGCTGCTGTACCGCCCGGATGGGCAGCTGTTTTTGCTGGGCCGCAATGCGCAGGCGCGTATCAGCAATCCGCATAATGCGCGACAAACTGCCGCCTGGCTGATCGAGTCGTCGGTATCCGTGAGCGGGGAGCAGATTTATTATCAGTATCGGGCAGAAGACGATACTGAGTGCGCGGACGCGGAAAAAGCCGCACATCACGCTGCCACGGCACAGCGCTATCTGATAGCGGTCTGGTACGGCAACCGCACCGCTTCCCGTACACTGCCCGCGTTTACCTCAGCCCCTTCCGCCGAAGACTGGCTGTTCACCCTGGTGCTGGATTACGGTGAGCGCGACACGGATCCGGCGCAGGCTCCCGACTGGTTGCCCCCCGGTAAGGAAGACTGGCCGTGCCGCCCGGATCGCTTTTCCAGCTGGCACTACGGCTTTGAGCTGCGCACCCGCCGCCTGTGCCGCCAGGCGCTGATGTATCACGCCGTGACGGCGCTGGCCGGAGAAGAAAAACCCGGCGATCAGCCGCAGCTGGTGGCGCGTCTCTGCCTGGATTACCAGCAGACTCCCTCGGTGAGCATGCTCAAGTCGGTGCGCCAGAACGCGTATGAAGCTGATGGTCGTGTGCTCAGTCTGCCGCCGCTGACGTTTGGCTGGCATACCTTCACACCGCCGCAGGCGGCGACGTGGCAGCAGCGTGAAGATATGGGTAACCTGAATCCGCTACAACCTTACCAGCTGGTGGATCTGAATGGCGAAGGGCTGGCAGGGATCCTGTATCAGGATGACGGCGGGTGGTGGTATCGCGCACCGGTGCGTCAAACCGGCGGCAGCGCCGATGAGGTCACCTGGGATAAGGCCGCGCCCCTGCCCATCATGCCGGCCCTGCACGCGGGTGGTGCGCTGCTCGATCTGAACGGCGATGGCTACCTTGAGTGGCTGGTGACCGCGCCTGGCCTGGCCGGGCATTATGGCCGCACGGCCGAGCGCCAGTGGCGAAACTTTACGCCGCTGACTGCACTGCCGGTGGAGTATGGCCATCCACGCGCCCGGCTGGTGGATCTCACCGGATCCGGGCTGGCCGACCTGGCGCTGATCGGCCCCAAAAGCGTGCGCCTGTACAGTGGAAGCGGAGAGGGCTGGCAGAAGGTGCAAACGGTGATGCAGGCAGACTCTGTGACTCTGCCGTTGTCACCGACAATGGATGCCAGCATGCTGATTGCCTTCAGTGATATGGCAGGCAGCGGCCAGCAGCACCTGGTGCAGGTCACTGCCAGCGGGGTGCGCTATTGGCCCAGCCTTGGCCACGGGCGCTTCGGCCAGCCGCTGGATCTCCCCGGTTTCAGCCAGCCACCAGACCGCTTTAACCCGCAGCAGCTGTTCCTGGCGGATATTGACGGCTCCGGTACTACCGACCTGATTTATACCCTTGGCGACAGCCTGCTTATCTATCTCAATCAAAGCGGCAACGCCTTTGCCGCGCCCTTTAGCCTGCCGCTGCCGGAGGGCGCGCGCTATGATCGCACCTGTAGCCTACAGCTGGCGGATATTCAGGGGCAGGGGGTTGCCAGTCTGATATTGACGACTCCTCATCCGACACCGCGTCACTGGGTTTGTCATTTGTCAGAGCAGAAACCCTGGCTGTTGAACGCGATGAATAACCATATGGGAGCCAGTCACAGCCTGTACTACCGCAGCTCGGCACAGTTTTGGCTGGATGAGAAGGCCGAAGCCGCGCAGGCGGGAAAACCGCAGCCAGCCTGTTATCTGCCGTTTGCCCTGCATACGGTGCAGCGCACCGAGGTGACCGATGAAATTACTGGCAACCGGCTGGTCAGCAGCGTGCGCTACCGGCACGGCGCATGGGACGGGCGTGAGCGTGAATTTCGTGGTTTTGGTCTGGTGGAAGTCAGCGATACCGATACCCGCGCCAGCCGGGGAAGCGCGGCGGAAATCAGCATGCCCGCCATCAGCCGCAGCTGGTATGCCACTGGCCTGGTGCAGGTAGATGAGCAGCTGCCAAGGCAATACTGGCAGGGTGACAGCGCCGCCTTTGGTGGTTTTGTTCCCCGCTTCACCATCGGCAGCGGTGACGATGAGCAGGCGTACGTCCCGGATGACAGCACCAGATTCTGGCTGAACCGGGGGGTAAAGGGCCTGCTGCTGCGCAGCGAGCTGTACGGTGCGGACGACAGCGTTCTGGCGACTACCCCCTACAGCGTTAGCGAAACCCGCCCGCAGGTGCGCTTAGTCGAGACGCGGGGCGTTTATCCGGTGACCTGGTCGGTGTCGGTGGAAACGCGTACTTATCTCTATGAGCGGTTCAGCAGCGATCCGCAGTGCAGTCAGCAGGTGTTGCTGAGCAGCGATCGGTATGGCCAGCCGCTGCGTCAGGTCAACATCAGTTATCCGCGCCGCAGCCAGCCGACTAAAAGTCCGTACCCGCCAACGCTGCCGCCGACGCTGTTTGCCAGCAGCTACGACCGACAGCAGCAGGAACTGCGCCTGGTGTTGCAGCAGAGCCGCTGGCATACGTTGTCAGACAGCGCGGCCGGTGTATGGCTGGCTGGACTGTCTGATGCCACCCGCAGCGATATTTTCACTTATTCAGCCACCTCCGTCCCGGCGCAGGGTCTGACGCTGGAGCAGCTTTCCGCCAGCGGCAATCTGACAGGCGAAGATCGGCCTGCCACCTTCGCCGGGCAGCAGCAGGTCTGGTATCTGGATACGCAGGGTGAGGCGGTCACGGCAACTCCTGCCATCCCACCGCGCCTTGCTTTTAGTGAAAGTGCGGTACTGGACGAGCCTCTTATCGCCTCACTGGCGCAGGACATCAGCGCTGAAACCGTGACGCAGGCCGGTTACTCGCTGTCCGGCTATCTTTTTGCCCGTCGCGGTGAAAGCGGCAAACTATTGTGGACGGTACGCCAGGGTTACAGCACCTATGGTTCTGCTGAACATTTCTGGCTACCCGAGTCAACGCGGGACACCCTGCTGACCGGTGCTATCACCGTTACCCGTGACCGCTATAACTGCGTGATAACCCAGCTGCGCGATGCGGCCGGGCTGACTACCAGCGCGCAGTATGACTGGCGCTTTCTGACGCCGGTAAGCGTGACCGATGCCAACGACAATCGGCATACCGTCACGCTGGATGCGCTGGGGCGGGTCTCTGTGATGCGTTTTAGCGGCACGGAAAACGGCAACGCCACGGGCTACAGCGCTAATGCCATCGACCCGCCGCAAACGGCGGAACAGGCGCTGGCGCTCTCAGCACCGTTGCCGGTACACCAGATGCTGGTTTATATCACCGATAGCTGGATGACGCAGCGCGCAGAAAAACAGCCGCCGCATGTTGTGGTGTTGACTACCGACCGCTATGACAGCGACCCGCAGCAGCAGATCCGCCAGCAGGTGGTGTTCAGCGACGGCTTCGGACGTGTGCTACAGACCTCCGTTCGCCAGACTGACGGTGGCGCCTGGCAGCGTAGCGCGGCGGGCGCGCTGGTGAGTGCGTCCAACGGTGCGCCTCAGCTGGCAACCACCACCTCGCGCTGGGCGGTCAGCGGGCGTACGGAATATGACAATAAAGGCTAG
- a CDS encoding RHS repeat domain-containing protein: MRSNTLYRATPSVTVLDNRGQSVRDIVYHRHPDVPESIDERITRHRYNERGFLAQSADPRLHDAGLANFSYLTDLAGHVLRTQSADAGITVALNDAAGRPFMTVTHIAAGENGLHDRSQAVIRTFRYEQASLPGRPLSTTEQGANGVPRISERFVYAGNTQREKELNLAGQCVGHYDTAGLVQTDSIALSGVPLSVTRRLLKDAHNTDVVADWRGEDAAAWNGLLAAGAFTTRSTADAVAAVLTTTDATGHMQRVAYDVAGLLRGSWLTLKGGKEQVIVKSLSWSAAGQKLREEHGNGVVTTYTYEQETQRLTGVRTERPAGHAVVAKVLQDLRYEYDPVGNVLMVRNNAEETRFWRNQKVVPESACAYDSLYQLVSASGREMASGGEQGTNLPLLPSFDSATFTNYTRTYTYDRSGNLTQIRHGAPASGNNYTTRITISNRSNRGVLSTLTENPSEVDALFSAAGQQMQLLPGQRLSWTARGELLQVTPVVRDGAAADGESYRYDGSSQRVLKVGVQKTANGTQNQRVLYLPGVELRTRAGGGTETESLQVITVGEAGRAQVRALHWKSGKPTAVSNNQLRFSYDNLVGSSTLEVDGGGNLISMEEYYPYGGTALWTARSQAEADYKTVRYSGKERDATGLYYYGYRYYQPWAGRWLSVDPAGTVDGLNLFRMVRNNPVTLKDEEGLAPSYLMALPKIVNTYTENNHGEAARIISLPDNNQGRILPSLPTREELGLLDAEVSAVKIYTSYTYKHINSYARGTLGSKEAKQLKEALEQNKFLKKGFIGGEKLSKGIAKFNATLESARKKHPSNESFGSIVTRGIGFDYIGGSEDEINYTTIGSVVEQKSYTSTTVSRPFLNTHLLTLHAHPEADGRWIEVVY, translated from the coding sequence ATGCGCAGCAATACTCTTTATCGTGCCACGCCGTCGGTGACGGTGCTGGATAACCGTGGCCAGAGCGTACGCGATATCGTTTACCACCGCCATCCGGACGTGCCGGAAAGCATTGACGAACGCATCACCCGCCACCGCTATAATGAGCGCGGCTTCCTGGCGCAGAGCGCCGACCCACGGCTACATGACGCAGGCCTGGCAAACTTCAGCTACCTGACAGACCTGGCCGGTCATGTGCTGCGCACGCAGAGCGCCGACGCCGGTATCACGGTTGCCCTGAACGACGCCGCCGGCCGGCCGTTTATGACGGTAACCCATATCGCCGCCGGAGAGAACGGCCTGCATGACCGCAGCCAGGCGGTGATCCGCACCTTCCGCTATGAGCAGGCCAGCCTGCCGGGTCGCCCGCTGAGCACCACGGAGCAGGGTGCGAACGGCGTGCCGCGTATCTCGGAACGCTTTGTTTATGCTGGCAACACGCAGCGGGAAAAAGAGCTGAACCTGGCCGGGCAGTGCGTCGGGCACTACGACACGGCCGGTCTGGTGCAGACGGACAGCATTGCCCTGAGCGGCGTGCCGCTGTCGGTGACCCGGCGTCTGCTGAAGGATGCGCATAACACGGACGTCGTGGCAGACTGGCGGGGTGAGGATGCCGCTGCCTGGAACGGCCTGCTGGCCGCCGGGGCGTTCACCACCCGCAGCACGGCGGACGCCGTGGCAGCCGTGCTGACGACTACCGATGCGACAGGCCATATGCAGCGCGTGGCGTATGACGTGGCCGGGCTGCTGCGGGGCAGCTGGCTGACGCTGAAAGGTGGAAAAGAGCAGGTTATCGTGAAATCCCTGAGCTGGTCGGCTGCCGGACAGAAGCTGCGCGAGGAGCACGGTAACGGCGTGGTGACCACGTACACGTACGAGCAGGAAACGCAGCGCCTGACGGGCGTGCGTACAGAGCGCCCGGCCGGACACGCGGTGGTTGCGAAGGTGCTGCAGGATTTGCGCTATGAGTACGACCCGGTGGGCAACGTGCTTATGGTACGCAACAACGCGGAGGAAACCCGCTTCTGGCGCAACCAGAAAGTGGTGCCGGAGAGCGCCTGTGCCTACGACAGCCTGTACCAGCTGGTCAGCGCCAGCGGGCGCGAGATGGCCAGTGGCGGTGAGCAGGGGACTAACCTGCCGTTGCTCCCCTCCTTTGACAGTGCCACCTTCACTAACTACACGCGCACTTACACCTATGACCGCAGCGGCAATCTGACGCAGATACGCCACGGCGCGCCTGCCAGCGGCAATAACTACACTACCCGCATCACGATCAGCAATCGCAGCAACCGGGGCGTGTTAAGCACGCTGACGGAAAATCCCTCAGAGGTGGATGCGCTGTTCAGCGCCGCAGGTCAGCAGATGCAGCTGCTGCCGGGTCAGCGGTTGAGCTGGACGGCGCGCGGCGAACTGCTGCAGGTTACGCCGGTGGTGCGTGACGGGGCGGCAGCGGACGGCGAGAGCTATCGCTATGACGGCAGCAGCCAGCGCGTACTGAAGGTGGGCGTGCAGAAAACCGCTAACGGCACGCAGAATCAGCGCGTGCTGTATCTGCCGGGCGTGGAGCTGCGTACCCGCGCCGGCGGCGGCACGGAAACGGAGAGCCTGCAGGTTATCACGGTGGGTGAAGCGGGTCGGGCGCAGGTGCGGGCGCTGCACTGGAAGAGCGGGAAGCCGACCGCCGTCAGCAACAATCAGCTGCGCTTCAGCTACGATAACCTGGTGGGCAGCAGCACGCTGGAAGTGGACGGCGGCGGTAATCTCATCAGCATGGAGGAATACTACCCGTACGGCGGCACGGCGCTGTGGACGGCGCGCAGCCAGGCGGAGGCGGACTATAAAACCGTGCGCTACTCGGGCAAGGAGCGTGACGCGACGGGGCTGTACTACTACGGCTACCGCTATTACCAGCCGTGGGCGGGCCGCTGGCTGAGTGTGGATCCGGCGGGGACGGTGGACGGGCTGAACCTGTTCAGGATGGTACGGAATAATCCTGTGACACTGAAGGACGAGGAGGGGCTGGCTCCAAGCTACTTAATGGCATTGCCGAAGATAGTGAACACATATACTGAAAATAATCATGGTGAAGCCGCCCGTATCATCAGCTTACCGGATAACAATCAAGGCAGAATCCTTCCCTCCCTCCCAACTCGCGAAGAATTAGGACTATTAGATGCGGAGGTTTCCGCTGTAAAAATTTATACATCATATACTTATAAGCACATAAATAGTTACGCCAGGGGAACCCTGGGCTCAAAGGAAGCGAAGCAATTAAAGGAAGCGCTGGAACAAAACAAGTTTTTAAAGAAGGGGTTTATTGGTGGCGAAAAATTAAGTAAAGGCATTGCAAAATTTAATGCCACCCTTGAATCGGCCAGAAAAAAACACCCTTCAAATGAAAGTTTTGGTTCTATCGTTACCAGAGGGATTGGCTTCGATTATATTGGCGGCTCCGAGGATGAGATAAACTATACAACGATAGGTAGTGTTGTTGAGCAAAAAAGTTATACCAGCACAACTGTTAGTCGTCCTTTTCTAAATACTCACTTGTTAACTTTACATGCTCACCCGGAAGCTGATGGACGCTGGATTGAAGTGGTTTACTGA
- a CDS encoding sulfite reductase subunit alpha produces MKIPYIPEDAPFNGEQKFWLAGFLAGLHSRLLVLENQPQAAGAAASAATTQLHILFGSQTGNAEALAQSAARVARAKGLVPVVQSLDEVDIDVFATMRHVLVITSTYGEGEMPDNAQLFWQAISASTAPRLEQMHFAVLAIGDTGYDGFCQAGKFIDMRLEQLGAKRVYERIDCDIDFEEPSNAWLDQSMPQFAASAGSSGNVLDSAPEAPVIPGSNRNNPYAATLVTNKRLSGEDSGKDIRHFEFDLSDSGLKYEAGDALGVIPVNEPALVNLLLTQLKSDYDTPVPGFERSLGDLLTYQFEISEPSRKLIEWVGQNTRNQELRHVLQHDDKDALGVWLWGKDTLDLLQLDATRSLSIPEFVALLRPLQHRAYSISSSQKAHPNQVHLTIASVRYHSGGRARSGVCSTYLAERVKRGEKPAIFISPNKGFRLPANNDAPLIMIGPGTGIAPFRAFLEEREALGAKGKNWLFFGDQHQEHDYIYRHELAKWQENGLLTRLDLAFSRDQADKIYVQDRMLEQGAELFAWLQEGGCFYVCGDASRMAKDVDKALYLIVSQFGGMSSERAADYIDQLKKEKRYLRDVY; encoded by the coding sequence ATGAAAATTCCTTATATTCCTGAAGATGCGCCATTTAATGGCGAGCAGAAGTTTTGGCTGGCGGGTTTTCTTGCCGGGTTACACTCACGCCTGCTGGTACTGGAAAATCAGCCCCAGGCGGCCGGGGCAGCAGCATCGGCTGCCACCACCCAGCTGCATATTCTGTTCGGGTCGCAGACGGGCAATGCCGAAGCGCTGGCGCAAAGCGCCGCCAGAGTCGCGCGCGCTAAAGGCCTGGTGCCGGTGGTTCAGAGCCTTGATGAAGTGGATATCGACGTATTCGCCACCATGCGCCATGTGCTGGTGATCACCTCAACCTACGGCGAAGGTGAAATGCCGGACAACGCCCAGCTGTTCTGGCAGGCGATCTCTGCCAGCACCGCGCCACGCCTTGAACAAATGCACTTTGCGGTACTGGCTATTGGCGATACCGGCTATGACGGCTTCTGCCAGGCGGGTAAATTCATCGATATGCGCCTTGAGCAGCTGGGCGCGAAACGGGTGTATGAACGCATTGACTGTGATATCGACTTTGAGGAACCGTCCAACGCATGGCTTGACCAGTCGATGCCACAGTTCGCCGCCAGCGCTGGCAGCAGTGGCAACGTGCTGGACAGCGCACCGGAAGCGCCGGTTATCCCCGGCAGCAACAGAAACAACCCCTATGCGGCAACGCTGGTCACCAACAAACGTCTTTCCGGCGAAGATTCCGGCAAGGACATTCGCCACTTTGAGTTTGATCTGAGCGACAGCGGCCTGAAGTATGAGGCCGGTGATGCGCTGGGCGTGATCCCGGTGAACGAACCTGCATTGGTTAACCTGCTGTTGACCCAGCTTAAATCCGATTACGATACCCCGGTGCCGGGCTTTGAAAGAAGCCTGGGCGACCTGTTAACTTACCAGTTCGAGATTTCTGAGCCTTCACGCAAGCTGATCGAATGGGTGGGGCAGAATACCCGCAATCAGGAACTGCGCCATGTGCTGCAACACGATGATAAGGATGCGCTGGGCGTGTGGCTGTGGGGAAAAGATACCCTCGATCTGCTACAGCTGGATGCCACCCGCTCGTTAAGCATTCCCGAGTTCGTTGCCCTGCTGCGTCCGCTGCAGCACCGCGCCTACTCGATCTCTTCCAGTCAGAAGGCCCACCCGAATCAGGTTCATCTGACCATTGCTTCCGTGCGCTACCACAGCGGCGGCCGTGCGCGCAGCGGCGTCTGCTCGACTTATCTTGCCGAACGCGTGAAGCGCGGCGAGAAGCCAGCCATCTTTATCTCGCCCAATAAAGGCTTCCGCCTGCCGGCAAATAACGACGCCCCGCTGATTATGATCGGGCCAGGCACCGGCATCGCGCCGTTCCGCGCCTTCCTTGAGGAGCGTGAAGCACTGGGTGCGAAAGGTAAAAACTGGCTGTTCTTTGGCGACCAGCATCAGGAACACGATTATATCTATCGCCATGAACTGGCTAAGTGGCAGGAAAACGGCCTGCTGACCCGGCTGGATCTGGCTTTCTCACGCGACCAGGCGGATAAAATCTACGTGCAGGATCGGATGCTGGAACAGGGCGCAGAGCTGTTTGCCTGGTTACAGGAAGGCGGCTGTTTCTACGTCTGCGGCGATGCGTCACGCATGGCGAAAGACGTCGATAAAGCGCTGTACCTGATAGTCAGTCAGTTCGGCGGCATGTCGTCAGAGCGCGCGGCGGACTACATTGACCAGCTGAAGAAAGAGAAACGCTATCTGCGCGACGTGTATTAA